A single window of Microbacterium oryzae DNA harbors:
- a CDS encoding helix-turn-helix transcriptional regulator, with the protein MSAQRPLLAGDQVRILLTLVPFLFERGEVSVADAAAEFDVTPEQMRRLVRRLPLIGLPGEDGWFQMPNEMFDIDWDLLDEHDAILIKEKVALDRAPRLTAREAAALLAGLQLARGIPGVADSEVYGRLVEKLARGASAAPADLVVAPEPVDEVRTLVSRALGAHVAVSFTYRAPDAGPTTRTVDPMNVLITNGQWYLQGWCHMRRAVRTFHLDRVSDVRLTDIPAARRDEPAPVDPGEGETDRMAVVRYPAAVAPLLGDYLRHAEVTEENGIATARIRLADPQTLRRLAARLGGRLEIVSPADARHAALCWARAGLDLYSED; encoded by the coding sequence GTGAGCGCGCAGCGACCGCTCCTCGCCGGCGACCAGGTGCGGATCCTCCTCACGCTCGTGCCGTTCCTCTTCGAGCGCGGCGAGGTGAGCGTCGCGGACGCCGCGGCCGAATTCGACGTGACGCCCGAGCAGATGCGCCGCCTCGTGCGCCGGCTGCCCCTCATCGGGCTGCCGGGCGAGGACGGCTGGTTCCAGATGCCCAACGAGATGTTCGACATCGACTGGGATCTCCTCGACGAGCACGACGCCATCCTCATCAAGGAGAAGGTCGCGCTCGACCGCGCTCCCCGGCTCACCGCGCGCGAGGCGGCGGCCCTGCTGGCCGGCCTCCAGCTCGCGCGGGGCATCCCGGGCGTCGCCGACTCCGAGGTGTACGGCCGCCTCGTCGAGAAGCTCGCGCGCGGCGCCTCGGCCGCACCCGCCGATCTCGTCGTGGCGCCCGAGCCCGTCGACGAGGTGCGCACCCTCGTCTCCCGCGCCCTCGGCGCGCACGTCGCCGTGTCGTTCACCTACCGTGCGCCCGATGCCGGTCCCACCACCCGCACGGTGGACCCCATGAACGTGCTCATCACGAACGGCCAGTGGTACCTGCAGGGCTGGTGCCACATGCGTCGCGCGGTGCGCACCTTCCACCTCGACCGCGTGAGCGATGTGCGCCTCACCGACATCCCCGCCGCGCGCCGCGACGAGCCGGCGCCGGTTGATCCCGGCGAGGGCGAGACCGACCGGATGGCCGTGGTGCGGTATCCGGCGGCCGTCGCCCCGCTGCTCGGCGACTACCTCCGGCACGCGGAGGTGACGGAGGAGAACGGGATAGCGACCGCGCGCATCCGCCTGGCGGACCCGCAGACCCTGCGGCGCCTGGCGGCGCGCCTCGGCGGACGGCTGGAGATCGTCTCGCCGGCCGACGCTCGACATGCCGCCCTCTGCTGGGCGCGGGCTGGGCTGGATCTGTACTCCGAGGACTAG
- a CDS encoding SPOR domain-containing protein: MSDDPEKKYWYNLRTGEVEFGLVSPSVDRAGPFDTAEEAAQAPEVMRARSRAWAEEEAREDGWSQTGSRGADQ; this comes from the coding sequence ATGAGCGACGACCCGGAGAAGAAGTACTGGTACAACCTGCGCACGGGCGAGGTCGAGTTCGGTCTGGTCTCGCCGTCGGTCGACCGCGCGGGGCCCTTCGACACCGCCGAGGAGGCCGCGCAGGCGCCCGAGGTGATGCGCGCCCGGTCGCGCGCGTGGGCCGAGGAGGAGGCGCGCGAGGACGGTTGGTCGCAGACCGGCTCGCGGGGCGCCGACCAGTAG
- the tatC gene encoding twin-arginine translocase subunit TatC — MATTDTEVAVPDDQPYRDRKMTLGAHLIELRRRLMIAAAALVVGMVVAFIITDPVITLLTEPIAHIARTRGDDFAQLNFDSVTAGFDMRMRIAFALGLLMSAPVWLWQIWAFIMPGLTRKEVRYTVWFMVTAIPLFFVGCYVGLVIMPHVIELMASFVPEAGAQFYKYDYYYDFVFKLLLVLGVAFVSPVFLVAVNLAGIVSGKAIMRGWRIAVVVATAFAAIATPAADITSMLLLAGILIVLYVLAGLLSMLFDRRKRKRHPEMFVDPDA, encoded by the coding sequence ATGGCGACGACCGACACGGAGGTCGCCGTGCCGGACGACCAGCCCTACCGCGACCGGAAGATGACCCTCGGCGCGCACCTCATCGAGCTGCGCCGACGGCTCATGATCGCGGCCGCGGCGCTGGTCGTGGGCATGGTGGTCGCCTTCATCATCACCGACCCCGTCATCACGCTGCTGACGGAGCCGATCGCGCACATCGCGCGCACCCGCGGTGACGACTTCGCGCAGCTGAACTTCGACTCCGTCACCGCCGGATTCGACATGCGCATGCGGATCGCGTTCGCGCTGGGCCTGCTGATGTCTGCGCCCGTGTGGCTGTGGCAGATCTGGGCGTTCATCATGCCGGGTCTCACGCGCAAGGAGGTGCGCTACACCGTCTGGTTCATGGTCACGGCCATCCCGCTGTTCTTCGTGGGCTGCTACGTCGGACTCGTGATCATGCCGCACGTGATCGAGCTGATGGCCTCGTTCGTGCCCGAGGCCGGTGCGCAGTTCTACAAGTACGACTACTACTACGACTTCGTCTTCAAGCTGCTGCTCGTCCTCGGCGTCGCCTTCGTGAGCCCCGTGTTCCTCGTCGCGGTGAATCTCGCGGGCATCGTCTCGGGCAAGGCGATCATGAGGGGCTGGCGCATCGCCGTCGTCGTAGCGACTGCATTCGCCGCCATCGCCACGCCCGCAGCCGACATCACCTCCATGCTGCTGCTGGCAGGCATCCTCATCGTGCTGTACGTCCTGGCGGGCCTGCTGTCGATGCTGTTCGATCGGCGCAAGCGCAAGCGCCATCCGGAGATGTTCGTCGATCCCGACGCCTGA
- a CDS encoding helix-turn-helix transcriptional regulator — MNLVVALVATEIGLTKQQILDSVSGYRQRAGARSDALDKMFERDKDELRALGVPLETIPSSTDPNDLREARYRIPKSEYLLPEDIAFTPSELAVLSLAGDVWSTGSLSADARSGLRKIRALGIDVDEPILGFAPRLTAQDPAFAPLQAAIEASRVVTFDYLKPGEDRAKRRTLAPLALVEYEGRWHVYGRDLGAGADRTFLLSRVTGEVVAERETFDPADREGAGDRALAGLEALAARQRALVEVTPGSEGELRLLRRATPARQGHLVSYVDRHIFADELASYGPEVRVVEPPELRDAVVERLRAAAAVHEGDAS; from the coding sequence ATGAATCTCGTCGTCGCCCTCGTGGCGACCGAGATCGGGCTCACCAAGCAGCAGATCCTCGACAGCGTGTCGGGCTACCGGCAGCGTGCCGGCGCCCGGTCCGACGCGCTCGACAAGATGTTCGAGCGCGACAAGGACGAGCTGCGCGCACTCGGCGTGCCCCTGGAGACGATCCCCTCCAGCACCGACCCCAACGACCTCCGCGAGGCGCGGTACCGGATTCCGAAGTCCGAGTACCTCCTGCCGGAGGACATCGCCTTCACGCCGTCGGAGCTCGCGGTGCTGAGCCTCGCCGGCGACGTCTGGAGCACCGGCTCGCTCTCCGCCGACGCCCGCTCGGGACTCCGGAAGATCCGGGCGCTGGGGATCGACGTCGACGAGCCGATCCTCGGCTTCGCTCCGCGGCTGACCGCGCAGGACCCGGCGTTCGCTCCGCTCCAGGCCGCGATCGAGGCCTCCCGCGTCGTGACGTTCGACTACCTCAAGCCGGGCGAGGACCGCGCGAAGCGCCGTACCCTCGCACCGCTCGCGCTCGTGGAGTACGAGGGGCGCTGGCACGTGTACGGACGCGACCTCGGCGCGGGCGCCGACCGCACCTTCCTGCTGTCGCGGGTGACGGGGGAGGTCGTCGCCGAGCGTGAGACCTTCGACCCCGCCGACCGCGAGGGCGCCGGCGACCGCGCGCTGGCCGGCCTCGAGGCCCTCGCTGCCCGGCAGCGGGCGCTCGTGGAGGTCACGCCCGGCAGCGAGGGCGAGCTGCGCCTGCTGCGTCGGGCGACACCCGCGCGACAGGGGCACCTCGTCTCGTATGTCGATCGCCACATCTTCGCCGACGAGCTCGCTTCGTACGGCCCGGAGGTGCGCGTCGTCGAGCCTCCGGAGCTGCGCGACGCGGTCGTCGAGCGGCTGCGGGCGGCCGCCGCCGTGCACGAGGGAGACGCCTCGTGA
- a CDS encoding glutamine synthetase family protein: protein MDKQRDFVLRTIEERGVKFVRLWFTDVLGTLKSVAIAPAEVEGAFSEGIGFDGSAIEGLTRSYESDLLAIPDPSTFQILPWRGEVDPTARMFCDITTPDGQPAPAEPRNVLKRTLAKAADAGFTFYTHPEIEFYLLKSRKFGAEGPEPVDRAGYFDNVPGGTAHDFRRRAVRMLEDLGISVEYSHHEAGPGQNEIDLRYADALTMADNIMTFRTVVKEVAIEEGVHATFMPKPLAQEPGSGMHTHMSLFEGDVNAFFEEGAQYQLSRVGRQFIAGLMRHANEISLVTNQFVNSYKRLWGGDEAPSYVTWGHNNRSALIRVPLYKPGKGGSARIEYRAIDSAANPYLAYSLMLAAGLKGIQEEYELAPEAEDNVWALSSAERRALGYRPLPTSMYDAIQLMEDSELVAETLGEQVFRYVLANKRREYDAYRAQVTQYELTSTLDVI, encoded by the coding sequence ATGGACAAGCAGAGGGACTTCGTGCTCCGCACGATCGAGGAGCGCGGCGTGAAGTTCGTGCGCCTGTGGTTCACCGACGTGCTCGGCACCCTCAAGTCGGTGGCGATCGCGCCGGCCGAGGTCGAGGGGGCCTTCAGCGAGGGCATCGGGTTCGACGGCTCCGCGATCGAGGGACTCACCCGGTCCTACGAATCGGACCTCCTGGCCATCCCCGACCCGTCGACCTTCCAGATCCTGCCGTGGCGCGGCGAGGTCGACCCGACCGCGCGCATGTTCTGCGACATCACCACGCCGGATGGCCAGCCCGCGCCGGCCGAGCCCCGCAACGTGCTGAAGCGGACGCTGGCGAAGGCGGCCGACGCCGGCTTCACCTTCTACACGCACCCGGAGATCGAGTTCTACCTGCTGAAGTCGCGGAAGTTCGGCGCCGAGGGGCCGGAGCCCGTCGACCGCGCCGGCTACTTCGACAACGTGCCGGGCGGCACCGCGCACGACTTCCGCCGCCGCGCCGTGCGCATGCTCGAGGACCTCGGCATCTCGGTCGAGTACAGCCACCACGAGGCCGGGCCCGGGCAGAACGAGATCGACCTGCGCTATGCGGACGCCCTCACGATGGCGGACAACATCATGACCTTCCGCACCGTGGTCAAGGAGGTCGCGATCGAGGAGGGCGTGCACGCGACCTTCATGCCGAAGCCGCTCGCGCAGGAGCCCGGCAGCGGCATGCACACGCACATGTCGCTCTTCGAGGGCGATGTGAACGCGTTCTTCGAGGAGGGCGCCCAGTACCAGCTCTCCCGCGTCGGCCGGCAGTTCATCGCGGGGCTGATGCGCCACGCGAACGAGATCTCGCTCGTCACCAACCAGTTCGTCAACTCCTACAAGCGGCTGTGGGGCGGCGACGAGGCCCCGAGCTACGTGACCTGGGGCCACAACAACCGGTCGGCGCTCATCCGCGTGCCGCTGTACAAGCCCGGCAAGGGCGGCTCGGCGCGCATCGAGTACCGCGCGATCGACTCCGCGGCCAACCCGTACCTCGCCTACTCGCTCATGCTCGCCGCCGGCCTGAAGGGCATCCAGGAGGAGTACGAGCTCGCGCCCGAGGCCGAGGACAACGTGTGGGCGCTCTCCAGCGCCGAGCGCCGTGCGCTGGGTTACCGGCCGCTGCCGACGAGCATGTACGACGCCATCCAGCTCATGGAGGACAGCGAGCTCGTCGCCGAGACGCTCGGCGAGCAGGTGTTCCGCTACGTGCTCGCGAACAAGCGGCGGGAGTACGACGCGTACCGGGCGCAGGTGACGCAGTACGAGCTGACGTCGACGCTCGACGTCATCTGA
- a CDS encoding tRNA (adenine-N1)-methyltransferase: MTAPRGPFRFGDRVQLTGPKGKMHTITLRERGELHTHHGVLRHEQLVGLPDGSVVANTGGHEYLALRPLLRDFVMSMPRGAAIVYPKDAAAIVAQADIFPGAVVVEAGVGSGALSLSLLRAVGDSGRLVSFERRMEFAEVAIANVETFFGERPAQWSVVEGDLAHALPGAVEPGSVDRVVLDMLAPWEVLEPVADALAPGGVVICYVATATQLSRVAEFLRGLGCFTEPEASETMVRGWHVDGLAVRPDHRMVAHTGFLITARRLAPGVVPPEVKRRASKKSYTDDDLEVWTPGAVGDRDITDKNLRKRVRDAQRAAEGARLAAASGEDGADA; the protein is encoded by the coding sequence ATGACCGCGCCTCGCGGCCCCTTCCGCTTCGGCGACCGAGTGCAGCTCACCGGTCCGAAGGGGAAGATGCACACCATCACGCTGCGCGAACGCGGCGAGCTCCACACCCACCACGGCGTGCTGCGCCACGAGCAGCTCGTCGGGCTGCCCGACGGCTCGGTCGTGGCGAACACCGGCGGGCACGAGTACCTCGCCCTGCGCCCGCTGCTGCGCGACTTCGTCATGTCGATGCCGCGCGGCGCGGCCATCGTGTACCCGAAGGACGCCGCCGCGATCGTCGCGCAGGCCGACATCTTCCCGGGCGCGGTGGTCGTCGAGGCCGGCGTCGGCTCGGGCGCCCTGTCGCTGTCGCTGCTGCGCGCGGTGGGCGACTCCGGGCGCCTCGTCTCCTTCGAGCGCCGCATGGAGTTCGCCGAGGTCGCGATCGCCAACGTGGAGACGTTCTTCGGCGAGCGGCCCGCGCAGTGGTCCGTCGTGGAGGGCGACCTCGCCCATGCGCTTCCCGGAGCCGTCGAGCCGGGCAGCGTCGACCGCGTCGTGCTCGACATGCTCGCCCCCTGGGAGGTGCTCGAGCCCGTCGCCGACGCGCTCGCCCCCGGCGGGGTCGTGATCTGCTACGTCGCCACCGCCACGCAGCTCTCGCGGGTGGCGGAGTTCCTGCGCGGCCTCGGCTGCTTCACGGAGCCCGAGGCCAGCGAGACGATGGTGCGCGGATGGCACGTCGACGGTCTCGCCGTCCGTCCCGATCACCGCATGGTCGCGCACACCGGCTTCCTCATCACCGCGCGCCGCCTCGCGCCCGGCGTCGTCCCTCCCGAGGTGAAGCGTCGCGCATCGAAGAAGAGCTACACCGACGACGACCTCGAGGTGTGGACCCCGGGCGCCGTGGGCGACCGCGACATCACCGACAAGAACCTCCGCAAGCGGGTCCGCGACGCCCAGCGCGCGGCGGAGGGCGCGCGCCTCGCGGCGGCGTCGGGCGAGGACGGCGCGGATGCTTAG
- the lnt gene encoding apolipoprotein N-acyltransferase, with amino-acid sequence MPVRPLLPLWGALLAAAVGGVALDASFPSLGIWPLAFPAVALSLVSLIGRSAWSAFLVGVVFAAAFYFPHISWADTFLGDDPFAWAPWVALASVESLLHGAGAVLIALAYRWIPRARDTTAIRALVLPAVVAAIWTWRETTLGSWPYGGFAWGRIAMTQSESPLARVTSWVGVSGLTFLMVLLCALLVEAVRLAARTPAARRAWLVVAPVLTAVVLLVVPQFPTAPVGSISVGAVQGNGPAAYMDARAPFDVLNAQIAASAPLREQDVDVVLWPEGGVDSDPLYNTGTARVLDELVDAYGAPLLMNAASARGGDPTSPEVPIYNTSMLWTGDGEPQLHSKRHPVPFGEYVPDRPFFEALAPDLIGLIQREYTPGDDSPVFEVGAARIGLAICFDVISDGLIGEGIGDGAQVFMFQTNNADFRGSDENLQQLAFARMRAIETGRSVVNLSTTGTSQIIAADGATLDALPIDEAGLMVADVELRDGTTPGVAIAPAVDAAMLLGLVALVLAGVLAPRRGRA; translated from the coding sequence ATGCCCGTCCGCCCGCTGCTGCCGCTGTGGGGAGCCCTTCTCGCGGCGGCTGTGGGCGGGGTGGCGCTCGACGCATCGTTCCCGTCTCTCGGGATCTGGCCGCTGGCGTTCCCGGCCGTCGCGCTCTCGCTCGTGAGCCTCATCGGCCGGAGCGCGTGGTCGGCGTTCCTCGTCGGCGTCGTGTTCGCCGCCGCGTTCTACTTCCCGCACATCTCCTGGGCGGACACGTTCCTCGGCGACGACCCGTTCGCGTGGGCGCCTTGGGTGGCGCTGGCGTCGGTGGAGTCTCTGCTCCACGGGGCAGGGGCGGTCCTCATCGCGCTCGCCTACCGGTGGATTCCCCGCGCCCGCGACACCACGGCCATCCGCGCCCTCGTGCTGCCGGCCGTCGTGGCCGCGATCTGGACCTGGCGGGAGACCACCCTCGGATCCTGGCCGTACGGCGGCTTCGCGTGGGGCCGCATCGCCATGACCCAGTCGGAGAGCCCGCTGGCCCGGGTGACGTCGTGGGTCGGGGTGAGCGGCCTGACATTCCTCATGGTGCTCCTGTGCGCGCTGCTCGTCGAGGCCGTGCGCCTCGCCGCCCGCACGCCGGCCGCGCGTCGGGCGTGGCTCGTGGTGGCGCCCGTCCTGACGGCGGTGGTGCTCCTCGTGGTGCCGCAGTTCCCCACGGCGCCCGTCGGCTCGATCTCGGTCGGCGCCGTGCAGGGGAACGGCCCGGCCGCCTACATGGACGCGCGCGCGCCGTTCGACGTCCTGAACGCGCAGATCGCCGCGTCCGCTCCGCTGCGCGAGCAGGACGTCGACGTCGTGCTGTGGCCGGAGGGCGGCGTCGACAGCGACCCGCTCTACAACACCGGCACCGCGCGCGTTCTGGACGAGCTCGTCGACGCGTACGGGGCGCCGCTCCTCATGAACGCGGCCTCCGCGCGCGGCGGCGACCCGACCTCGCCCGAGGTGCCGATCTACAACACGTCGATGCTGTGGACGGGGGACGGGGAGCCGCAGCTGCACTCGAAGCGGCACCCGGTGCCGTTCGGGGAGTACGTGCCCGATCGCCCCTTCTTCGAGGCGCTCGCGCCCGACCTCATCGGGCTCATCCAGCGCGAGTACACACCGGGCGACGACTCGCCGGTGTTCGAGGTGGGCGCCGCGCGGATCGGTCTTGCGATCTGCTTCGACGTGATCTCGGATGGCCTCATCGGCGAGGGGATCGGCGACGGCGCGCAGGTGTTCATGTTCCAGACGAACAACGCCGACTTCCGCGGGTCCGACGAGAATCTGCAGCAGCTCGCGTTCGCCCGCATGCGCGCGATCGAGACCGGGCGCAGCGTCGTGAACCTCTCCACGACCGGCACCAGCCAGATCATCGCCGCCGACGGCGCCACCCTCGACGCGCTGCCGATCGACGAGGCGGGCTTGATGGTCGCCGACGTGGAGCTGCGCGATGGGACGACGCCGGGCGTCGCGATCGCGCCGGCGGTCGACGCGGCGATGCTCCTCGGCCTCGTCGCCCTCGTCCTCGCCGGGGTCCTGGCCCCTCGTCGCGGCCGCGCCTAG
- a CDS encoding DEAD/DEAH box helicase: MSGPSPSERYAAARESRRHPLSTAFADEQRFELDPFQVAGCHALEDGRSVLVAAPTGAGKTIVGEFAVHLAMQTPGEKAFYTTPMKALSNQKFRELQDIYGEDEVGLLTGDTNINGNARVVVMTTEVLRNMIYAGSSALRGLRYVVMDEVHYLADRFRGAVWEEVIIHLPRGVRLVSLSATVSNAEEFGDWLDAVRGDTEVIVSETRPVPLEQHVLARGDLLPLFDERAGAAAAQVNHELLRLRSSLGGRGGDSYADRRRRGRRPPSHAPVRRPERMDRPQVIELLGRQNLLPAIFFIFSRVGCDQAVQQVRRSGVRLTSLEERDEIRRIVRARVSALPEEDLAVLGFWEWKEDLERGVAAHHAGLLPAFKEVVEELFQRKLVKAVFATETLALGINMPARTVVLEKLEKFNGEARVPITPGEYTQLTGRAGRRGIDVEGHAVVQWTDALDPQAVASLASRRTYPLNSSFRPTYNMAVNLIDQFGKERAREILESSFAQFQADRAVVGLARQVKEAEDSLAGYEKAMACHRGDFAEYSGIRRELSDLEKLDSKDVSASRARRQQRLDRMQSLRKRMQRHPCHQCPDREKHARWGERYWRLRRDIGKMRKQIEGRTGSVARQFDRILDVLAELDYVEPTDDGLAITAAGARMRRIYGDRDLLVAESLRQGLWTRLDPASLAALACSLVYEPRRDESVDPRALPRGPFREALAETEDLWSRLDDLEREHGLPGTSVLSTSLAPAMHMWARGHALDRVLTVADMAAGDFVRWAKQTIDLLDQLSVVAEGDLSRAARAGLEAVRRGIVAYSSV, translated from the coding sequence ATGAGCGGCCCGAGCCCATCCGAACGCTACGCAGCCGCCCGCGAGAGCCGGCGGCACCCGCTCTCCACCGCCTTCGCGGATGAGCAGCGGTTCGAACTCGACCCGTTCCAGGTCGCCGGGTGCCACGCGCTCGAAGACGGGCGCAGCGTGCTCGTCGCGGCGCCGACGGGGGCGGGCAAGACCATCGTGGGCGAGTTCGCCGTGCACCTGGCGATGCAGACGCCGGGGGAGAAGGCGTTCTACACGACGCCGATGAAGGCGCTGTCGAACCAGAAGTTCCGCGAGCTGCAGGACATCTACGGCGAGGACGAGGTCGGCCTCCTCACCGGCGACACGAACATCAACGGCAATGCGCGCGTGGTCGTCATGACCACCGAGGTGCTCCGCAACATGATCTACGCCGGATCGTCCGCGCTCCGCGGCCTCCGCTACGTCGTCATGGACGAGGTGCACTACCTCGCCGACCGCTTCCGCGGCGCGGTGTGGGAGGAGGTCATCATCCACCTCCCGCGCGGCGTGCGGCTGGTCTCCCTCAGCGCGACGGTGTCGAACGCGGAGGAGTTCGGCGACTGGCTCGACGCGGTCCGCGGAGACACCGAGGTCATCGTGTCGGAGACGCGCCCGGTGCCGCTCGAGCAGCACGTGCTCGCCCGCGGCGACCTGCTGCCGCTGTTCGACGAGCGCGCCGGTGCCGCCGCCGCGCAGGTGAATCACGAGCTGCTGCGCCTCCGGTCGTCGCTCGGGGGCCGCGGCGGCGACTCCTACGCCGACCGTCGCCGCCGCGGGCGCCGCCCGCCGAGCCACGCGCCCGTGCGCCGCCCCGAGCGGATGGATCGGCCCCAGGTCATCGAGCTCCTCGGTCGGCAGAACCTGCTCCCGGCGATCTTCTTCATCTTCAGCCGCGTGGGCTGCGACCAGGCCGTGCAGCAGGTCCGCCGCTCGGGCGTGCGACTCACCTCGCTCGAGGAGCGCGACGAGATCCGGCGCATCGTGCGCGCGCGGGTCTCGGCCCTGCCGGAGGAGGACCTCGCGGTCCTCGGCTTCTGGGAGTGGAAGGAGGACCTCGAGCGCGGGGTCGCCGCGCACCACGCGGGGCTCCTGCCCGCCTTCAAGGAGGTCGTCGAGGAGCTCTTCCAGCGCAAGCTCGTCAAGGCCGTCTTCGCGACCGAGACGCTCGCGCTCGGCATCAACATGCCCGCGCGCACCGTGGTGCTGGAGAAGCTCGAGAAGTTCAACGGCGAGGCGCGCGTGCCGATCACACCCGGCGAGTACACCCAGCTGACCGGACGCGCGGGTCGACGTGGGATCGACGTGGAGGGCCACGCCGTCGTGCAGTGGACCGACGCCCTCGACCCGCAGGCGGTCGCGTCGCTCGCGTCGCGGCGCACGTACCCGCTGAACTCCAGCTTCCGCCCCACCTACAACATGGCCGTCAACCTCATCGACCAGTTCGGCAAGGAGCGCGCACGGGAGATCCTGGAGTCCTCGTTCGCGCAGTTCCAGGCCGACCGGGCCGTCGTCGGCCTCGCGCGCCAGGTGAAGGAGGCGGAGGACTCGCTGGCCGGCTACGAGAAGGCCATGGCGTGCCACCGCGGCGACTTCGCCGAGTACTCCGGCATCCGCCGCGAGCTCAGCGACCTCGAGAAGCTCGACAGCAAGGACGTGAGCGCCTCGCGCGCCCGTCGCCAGCAGCGTCTGGACCGCATGCAGAGCCTTCGCAAGCGCATGCAGCGCCATCCCTGCCACCAGTGCCCCGACCGCGAGAAGCACGCGCGGTGGGGCGAGCGCTACTGGCGGCTGCGCCGCGACATCGGCAAGATGCGCAAGCAGATCGAGGGGCGCACCGGCAGCGTGGCGCGGCAGTTCGACCGCATCCTCGACGTCCTCGCCGAGCTCGACTACGTCGAGCCGACCGACGACGGGCTCGCGATCACCGCCGCCGGCGCGCGCATGCGCCGCATCTACGGCGACCGCGACCTGCTCGTCGCCGAGTCGCTCCGGCAGGGTCTGTGGACGCGGCTCGACCCCGCATCGCTCGCCGCTCTCGCCTGCTCGCTCGTGTACGAGCCGCGGCGCGACGAGTCCGTGGATCCCCGGGCGCTGCCGCGCGGTCCGTTCCGCGAGGCGCTCGCGGAGACCGAGGATCTGTGGAGCCGGCTCGACGACCTCGAGCGCGAGCACGGGCTGCCGGGCACGAGCGTGCTGTCGACGTCGCTCGCGCCGGCCATGCACATGTGGGCGCGAGGGCACGCGCTGGACCGCGTGCTCACCGTCGCCGACATGGCCGCGGGCGACTTCGTGCGCTGGGCCAAGCAGACGATCGACCTGCTCGATCAGCTCTCCGTCGTCGCCGAGGGCGACCTGTCCCGCGCCGCACGCGCAGGTCTCGAGGCGGTGCGCCGCGGGATCGTCGCGTACAGCTCGGTGTGA
- the tatA gene encoding Sec-independent protein translocase subunit TatA, translating into MLGNLNGWHLLILLAVILLLFGAARLPALAKSVGQSARVFKGEMKQMKEESGDEQATKPADTGYTLNGEPVERPRADGTAGGSPQS; encoded by the coding sequence ATGCTCGGCAACCTCAACGGCTGGCACCTTCTCATCCTGCTCGCCGTCATCCTCCTCCTCTTCGGGGCCGCCCGACTCCCCGCGCTCGCGAAGAGCGTCGGTCAGTCCGCCCGCGTGTTCAAGGGCGAGATGAAGCAGATGAAGGAGGAGAGCGGGGACGAGCAGGCGACGAAGCCCGCCGACACCGGCTACACCCTGAATGGCGAGCCCGTGGAGCGCCCTCGCGCCGACGGCACCGCCGGCGGCTCTCCGCAGAGCTAG
- a CDS encoding FKBP-type peptidyl-prolyl cis-trans isomerase — MRQKTPALLSVVALTGLALTGCAPAGSAAASCDRAAGADADLATLVQVSGSSDAAPEVDMPTPFPVDETEYVDVETGDGPAITDMGQAAVLDMTLFDGATGEPIIGTSYSGDETSVGALSQWTTQFPGLEDALQCATEGSRVVAALGEDGISDEARQAYAQAGFPQEGSIVAVVDVRKVYPAAATGSPQYNDGFGLPSVVRAPDGRPGVIVPDAPAPKELVVQTLLKGDGEKLTASDTPLVHYTGVLWEEKTVFDSSWEKGSPVPFPLDGVIEGFTQGLVGQTVGSQVMIVIPPELGYGEEGQGTIPGDATLVFVVDILGVQDAPAQ; from the coding sequence GTGCGCCAGAAGACCCCCGCTCTGCTCTCCGTCGTCGCCCTGACCGGGCTCGCCCTCACCGGGTGCGCGCCCGCAGGGAGCGCCGCCGCCTCGTGCGACCGGGCGGCCGGCGCGGACGCGGACCTCGCGACCCTGGTGCAGGTCTCGGGCTCGAGCGACGCGGCCCCCGAGGTCGACATGCCGACCCCGTTCCCTGTGGACGAGACCGAGTACGTCGATGTCGAGACGGGCGACGGCCCCGCGATCACCGACATGGGGCAGGCCGCCGTGCTCGACATGACGCTCTTCGACGGCGCGACGGGGGAGCCGATCATCGGCACCTCCTACAGCGGCGACGAGACCAGCGTCGGCGCGCTGTCGCAGTGGACCACGCAGTTCCCCGGGCTCGAGGACGCCCTGCAGTGCGCCACGGAGGGCTCTCGCGTCGTCGCCGCGCTCGGCGAGGACGGCATCTCGGACGAGGCCCGGCAGGCGTATGCGCAGGCCGGCTTCCCGCAGGAGGGGTCGATCGTCGCGGTCGTCGACGTGCGGAAGGTCTACCCGGCCGCCGCGACCGGGTCGCCGCAGTACAACGACGGCTTCGGCCTGCCCAGCGTGGTGCGCGCTCCCGACGGCCGGCCCGGGGTCATCGTGCCGGACGCCCCGGCGCCGAAGGAGCTCGTCGTGCAGACGCTTCTCAAGGGCGACGGCGAGAAGCTCACCGCCTCCGACACGCCGCTCGTGCACTACACGGGCGTGCTGTGGGAGGAGAAGACGGTCTTCGACTCGTCGTGGGAGAAGGGGTCGCCCGTGCCCTTCCCGCTCGACGGTGTCATCGAGGGCTTCACACAGGGCCTCGTGGGACAGACCGTCGGCTCGCAGGTCATGATCGTCATCCCGCCGGAGCTCGGCTACGGCGAGGAGGGCCAGGGCACGATCCCCGGCGACGCCACGCTCGTGTTCGTGGTCGACATCCTCGGCGTGCAGGACGCGCCCGCGCAGTAG